One window of the Macaca thibetana thibetana isolate TM-01 chromosome 1, ASM2454274v1, whole genome shotgun sequence genome contains the following:
- the LOC126949086 gene encoding uncharacterized protein LOC126949086 codes for MALSQVPGLRVLELLSIKDEDDLAHTAAGWRNVTQRRGFRLRGARGDPKDEGRASAVSAPGWAASPPAGEFVPSSSRISPSIAPLGPQREAARPGGGLKSAFCSLPGPQSHSTLSAAVWAAGSAGRAQGQRSPRVCAGAGRGSRARSDFCGPWLPSRGREAPWYGCFRAAEGRWPGGCGSGPASRGGQPSAVFFQSLWNVFPLVRGLKIRHEKHHCALAEVLAGCSIIPLLCPKKPPHIPSGCRPLDFSV; via the exons ATGGCCCTCTCCCAGGTTCCGGGCCTCCGGGTATTGGAACTTCTGTCTATAAAGGATGAAGACGACCTTGCTCACACTGCAGCGGGATGGAGAAACGTGACCCAGCGAAGAGGCTTTCGGCTGCGGGGTGCGAGAGGCGACCCGAAGGATGAAGGCAGGGCGAGCGCGGTCAGCGCCCCCGGCTGGGCGGCCTCCCCGCCGGCCGGGGAATTCGTTCCCAGCTCCAGCCGCATCTCACCCTCTATCGCGCCTCTCGGGCCTCAGAGGGAGGCTGCACGGCCCGGAGGAGGCCTGAAATCCGCCTTTTGTTCCCTCCCGGGACCGCAGAGCCACAGCACGCTCAGCGCTGCAGTCTGGGCAGCCGGAAGCGCTGGCCGGGCGCAGGGCCAGCGATCGCCCCGGGTCTGCGCAGGCGCAGGTCGAGGAAGCCGGGCGCGGTCGGATTTCTGCGGCCCGTGGCTGCCCTCTCGTGGCCGCGAGGCGCCATGGTACGGCTGCTTCCGCGCAGCGGAGGGGCGCTGGCCGGGAGGCTGCGGGTCCGGACCGGCCAGCCGGGGAGGCCAGCCAAGCGCTGTGTTTTTCCAG TCGCTTTGGAATGTGTTTCCTCTTGTCCGGGGTTTGAAGATTCGTCATGAAAAACACCACTGTGCCCTTGCTGAAGTGCTTGCCGGCTGCTCGATCATTCCACTTCTATGTCCCAAGAAG CCTCCACACATTCCCTCTGGCTGCAGGCCCCTGGATTTTTCCGTGTGA